ATGACGACCAGATCGGCCGGGATGTTGTCTCCGCTCTTCAAGGTGACGCTGCGCGCGTCGATCGACGCGGCGGTCGTGCCGAGATGGAAGGTGACGCCGTGGTCTTCATGGAGCCTGCGGATGAAATTTCCGACCTCCGCCCCGAGAATCTTCTCCATGGGACAGGCCTCGCGTCCGACCACGTGCACGTCGATGTTGCGCGCGCGAAGCGACGCGGCCGCCTCGAGACCGATGAAGCTCGCGCCGATCACCACGGCCCGCTTCGAAACCAGCGCACGGGCGACCAGCGCCCGGCTGTCGGCGAGCGTGCGCAGATAGTGGACGTGAGGGAGATCTCCACCGGGCAACGCGAGCCGCACCGGCTCCGCGCCGGTCGCGAGCAGCAGCGCATCGTAGGCGTGGCGCCCGCCGTCCGCGAGCTGCACCTGTCGGTTCGCCGTGTCGATCGAAGTGACGCGCGCCCCGAGCTTCAGGTCGATGCGCTGCTCCGCGTAGAACTCGGGCGAGCGTAGCGGAATCCAGTCCTCGGGCGCACTGCCCGCGAGGTAGTTCTTGGAAAGATTCGGCCGATCGTAGGGCGCCGATGCGTCCGCGCTCAGCATCGTGAGGCGACCGGCGTAGCCTTCGCGCCGCAGCATTTCCGCGGCCGCGTCGCCCGCAGCGCCGCCGCCGACGATGACGACCGACGCCGGCATCGCGGACGCCGGCGAAGACCGCCGCCGGTCCGCGTTGCCGAGCTTTTCCCGGACGAACGCCTTGCCGTCCCGCTGCTCGACGCGCCAGCAGGAGACGGGGTTCAGCGCGGGCGCGCGCAGCGCCTCGCCGGTGCGCAGGCTGAAGCATGCGTGGTGCCAGGGACAGCGCACCGTATCATCGACGAGCAGCCCTTCGGCAAGCGGGGCGCCGTAATGCGTGCACATCGCGCCGACGGCGAAAAGCTCGTCGCCACGGCGCACGAGGATCAGCGGTTCCCCCTGCGAATGGCCGAGCAGCATCGCCCCTTTGGCCAGGCTCGACAGCGCGACGCCTTGCGCGAAATCGGGCCCTTCGAGTTTCGTTTGATCGTCGCTCATTCAATTCTCCATGGTGGGAACGGATCGGCGCGCGCCGGTCAGGGCGAGCGCTGCTCGCAGCATCTGACGCGGATAAGCCCAGCGTGCGTGTGCGTTGCGTGTCGGCATGCGACGACTCCTATCGAATGAGGCCTTTTTTCAGAAGACTTGCGGCGAGACCGAAGAAGTAGAGATAACCTCGCTGCTCGCCGAAGCGCTCGACCACGCGGTCGAGCGATCCGCGCGAACGAAGGTGCAGTAACGCGCCGAGCCCGCGGACGGCGCCTGCGTCGCCGGGCGGAAATACATCCAGTCGCCCGAGGCCGCGCAGCATCACGACCGCAGCGCTCCACGCGCCTATGCCGCGCAGCTCGGTCAGTTTCGCCAGCGCGTCGGTCGTGCTCATCTCCGCTATCTCGTCTTCGGTCAGATCGCCGGACTCGATCGCCTTTGCGGCATGACGGAGCGACTGGGCCTTCGCACGACTCAGGCCGCACTCGACGAGCGCCGACAGGCGCGCGGCGGCGACAGCGCGGCTCGTCGGAAACGCATGGAAGCGGCGGCCGTCGAGCTCGATATGTTCACCGAAGCGCTCGACCAACCTGCCCACGATGGCGACGCCGGCGTCGAGGCTCAATTGCTGGAAAGGTATGACGTTGGCGAAAGCCTCGAACAGGCCGGGGAACCGCGGAGGGCGCATGCCGCGCAGCGCCGGGACCATCGCGCGCAGCCGGCGCTCGCGCTCTACCCGATGCCGGAGCGGTGCCGGGTCTACGTCGAGGCCGAGCATCCTGCGCACGGTCTGCATGAGATCCAGCCGCGTCGCGGCGGAGGGATGGCCGGATCGAACATGAAGACGAACGTCCGGATCATCGATCGTCCCGCGGTTCTCCACCTCCACGAGCACGAGGCCATCGGCTGTGGCCAATACTCGAAAGTAACGGTGCGCTTCCCAGACATCGATGAGGTTCTTCGGCCGGCGTTGCAGCACGCGCGCGGTCGCTTCGAGATGAAACGGCGCCCGAACGGTGAGCTGCGCGCCGGCGACGTCCTCGCCGCTCCAGGTTTCGGCGCAGCTCATCCGCGCTTGCGTATGCGCGCGGCACGCCGTCGCATCGATGGCGAACATGGTTTTCAGGCGCCGACCGTGCCGACCTGTCCCTTCGCCTGCGCTATCGTGTCGAGCGCAAGAGCCGAGTGCGCGTAGGCTCCGCCTGCGCGCATTTCGGCGGCCACCCAGATCGCTTCCATGATTTCTTCCGCGGTCGCGCCTTCGCGCAGCGCTGCCCTGGTATGGCCACGGATGCAGTAGGGGCACTGAGTGATGTGAGCGGCGGCTACTGCGATCAACTGTTTGGTCTTCGTACCCAATGCACCTTCGGCAAAGACCCGCTCGCTGAATGCCGCGAATGCTTCGTGAACATCGGGCGCGAGCGTTTCGCGGATTTTTACGAGGTGTGACGTGGACTGCGGAAAGATATCCTTCGACATTTGATATGCGCCTCCGAACCTGACATCCGATTAGATGGCGAGGGGACGCGACGCGTTCCGCATGCTTCAGACCGCCGTCGGGTCGGGTTTCTCCGGGTCGAGCTGGTATTTCCTGAGGGCCTCGGCCACCTTCCGGCGTGGCAGCACGTCGTGGTCGGCGAGCGCCTTCAACGCCGCAACAGCGACGTAGTAGCGATCGACCTCGAAAAAATGACGCAGTTGCTTGCGCGTGTCGGAACGGCCGAAGCCGTCGGTGCCGAGAACCGACAGTCGACGCCCCGGCATGAATGCGCGGATCCCGTCGGCAAATGACTTCACATAATCGGTTGCGGCGATCACCGGCCCGCGACGATCCTCGAGGCAGCTTTCGACATAACTGACTCGCGGCTCGCTCTCGGGATGCAGCATGTTCCAGCGCTGTGTGGCGAGCCCGTCGCGCCTGAGCTCATTGAAGCTCGGGACACTCCAGACGTCTGCCGCTACGCCAAAGTCGTCCCTGAGCAGCTCCGCGCCTGCGATCACTTCGCGCAGGATGGTTCCGCTGCCCATGAGCTGAACCACCGGCGTGCCGGCTTTCGCGTTCGATTCGCTGAGGACATACATACCCTTCAGGATGCTCTCCTCGATACCCGGCGGCATCGGTGGGTGGGCGTAGTTCTCGTTCATCACCGTGATGTAGTAGTAAACGTCCTCCTGTGCGTGGTACATGCGGCGCAGCCCGTCCTGGACGATGACCGCGAGCTCGTACGCATACGTCGGGTCGTACGAGCGGCAATTCGGAATGGTGGAAGCCAGAACGTGGCTGTGGCCGTCCTCGTGCTGCAAGCCTTCCCCGTTGAGAGTGGTGCGGCCGGCGGTTCCGCCCATCAGGAATCCGCGTGCGCGCATGTCGCCGGCGGCCCACGCGAGGTCGCCGATGCGCTGGAAGCCGAACATCGAGTAGTAGATGTAGAACGGAATCATCGCCTGACCGTGCGTGCTGTAGGCAGTCGCTGCCGCGATCCAGGAAGACATGGCTCCGGCTTCGGTGATCCCTTCTTCGAGCACCTGGCCTTTGCGATCTTCCCGGTAATACATGAGCTGCGCCGCATCCTGCGGCTTGTAGAGCTGACCGACGTGAGAGTAAATGCCGAGCTGGCGGAACATGCCTTCCATTCCGAACGTGCGCGACTCATCCGGCACGATCGGCACCACGAGCTTGCCGACTTTCTTGTCGCGGATGATCGTGTTGAGAATGCGCACGAAAGCCATCGTCGTGGAAATCTCGCGTCCGTCGGTGCCGTTCAGCTGGCTTTCGAAAGCCGACAGCGGCGGCACTTCGAGCGGCGCAGCTACACGGCGGCGCGCGGGCACGCAGCCGCCCATCGCATGTATCCGCTCACGCAAGTACTGCATCTCGGGCGCATCGTCGGGCGGCCGGTAAAAGGGCACCGCGTCGACCTTGTCGTCCGGAATCGGTACGTTGAAGCGATCGCGGAACGCCCGTACGGACGCCGTGCCCATTTTCTTCTGCTGGTGGGTGATGTTCTGCCCTTCGCCGGACTCGCCCATGCCGTAGCCCTTGACCGTTTTCGCGAGGATCACGGTCGGCTGGCCCGCGTGCTTCACCGCCGCGGCGTACGCGGCGTAGACCTTGTGAGGATCGTGCCCGCCGCGATTGAGGCGCCAGATGTCGTCATCCGACATGTGCGCCACCATTGCGAGCAGCTCCGGGTGTTTCCCGAAGAAGTGCTCTCGAACGAAGGCGCCGTCATTCGCCTTGAATGCCTGGTACTCGCCGTCGACGCACTCTTCCATGCGCTTGAGCAGCAATCCTTTGTCATCGCGCTCGATGAGCGGATCCCAGTACGACCCCCAGATCACCTTGATGACGTTCCAGCCCGCGCCGCGGAAGACCGACTCGAGCTCCTGAATGATCTTCCCGTTACCGCGCACCGGGCCGTCGAGGCGCTGCAGGTTACAGTTGACGACGAATATGAGGTTGTCCAGCCGCTCGCGTCCGGCCAGCGTGATCGCGCCGAGCGACTCGGGCTCATCCACTTCGCCGTCCCCGAGGAAGGCCCACACCTTCCGGTCGCGCGCCTGGACGATGGCCCGGTCGTCCAGATAGCGCATGAAGCGCGCCTGGTAGATGGCCGTGAGCGGCCCGAGTCCCATCGAGACCGTAGCAAACTGCCAGAAGTCCGGCATCAGCCACGGGTGCGGGTACGACGCGAGCCCGTTGCCCGCAACCTCGCGCCGAAAGTTCTTCAGCTGATCTTCGGTGATGCGGCCTTCCAGAAAGGCCCGCGCGTAAATGCCCGGCGACGAATGTCCCTGGATGTAAACCAGGTCGCCTGGCTGTTGATCCCCGGCAGCCCGGAAGAAATGGTTGAAACCGACGTCGTAGAGCGTCGCGGCCGACGAGAACGTCGCAATATGGCCACCTATGCCCGA
This sequence is a window from Burkholderiales bacterium. Protein-coding genes within it:
- a CDS encoding AlkA N-terminal domain-containing protein; the encoded protein is MFAIDATACRAHTQARMSCAETWSGEDVAGAQLTVRAPFHLEATARVLQRRPKNLIDVWEAHRYFRVLATADGLVLVEVENRGTIDDPDVRLHVRSGHPSAATRLDLMQTVRRMLGLDVDPAPLRHRVERERRLRAMVPALRGMRPPRFPGLFEAFANVIPFQQLSLDAGVAIVGRLVERFGEHIELDGRRFHAFPTSRAVAAARLSALVECGLSRAKAQSLRHAAKAIESGDLTEDEIAEMSTTDALAKLTELRGIGAWSAAVVMLRGLGRLDVFPPGDAGAVRGLGALLHLRSRGSLDRVVERFGEQRGYLYFFGLAASLLKKGLIR
- a CDS encoding FAD-dependent oxidoreductase; protein product: MSDDQTKLEGPDFAQGVALSSLAKGAMLLGHSQGEPLILVRRGDELFAVGAMCTHYGAPLAEGLLVDDTVRCPWHHACFSLRTGEALRAPALNPVSCWRVEQRDGKAFVREKLGNADRRRSSPASAMPASVVIVGGGAAGDAAAEMLRREGYAGRLTMLSADASAPYDRPNLSKNYLAGSAPEDWIPLRSPEFYAEQRIDLKLGARVTSIDTANRQVQLADGGRHAYDALLLATGAEPVRLALPGGDLPHVHYLRTLADSRALVARALVSKRAVVIGASFIGLEAAASLRARNIDVHVVGREACPMEKILGAEVGNFIRRLHEDHGVTFHLGTTAASIDARSVTLKSGDNIPADLVVIGVGVRPAVELAEQAGLAVDRGVIVNEYLETSVPGIFAAGDIARWPDHLTAERIRVEHWVVAQRQGQTAARNILGRRERFDAVPFFWTEQYDFGLAYVGHAERFDKTEIEGQIDARDCAITYRRGGEKLAVAVIHRDLEGLHAEVAFERTIAAREGQSARARAPS
- a CDS encoding carboxymuconolactone decarboxylase family protein — translated: MSKDIFPQSTSHLVKIRETLAPDVHEAFAAFSERVFAEGALGTKTKQLIAVAAAHITQCPYCIRGHTRAALREGATAEEIMEAIWVAAEMRAGGAYAHSALALDTIAQAKGQVGTVGA
- the aceE gene encoding pyruvate dehydrogenase (acetyl-transferring), homodimeric type, whose product is MNMRDVVPDPDPQETREWLDSLESVMRAEGPERARYLLETLIAEAQRKGARAAFSANTAYLNTIEPREQEPIPGDQALAARLRALVRWNAMAMVVRANAESSGIGGHIATFSSAATLYDVGFNHFFRAAGDQQPGDLVYIQGHSSPGIYARAFLEGRITEDQLKNFRREVAGNGLASYPHPWLMPDFWQFATVSMGLGPLTAIYQARFMRYLDDRAIVQARDRKVWAFLGDGEVDEPESLGAITLAGRERLDNLIFVVNCNLQRLDGPVRGNGKIIQELESVFRGAGWNVIKVIWGSYWDPLIERDDKGLLLKRMEECVDGEYQAFKANDGAFVREHFFGKHPELLAMVAHMSDDDIWRLNRGGHDPHKVYAAYAAAVKHAGQPTVILAKTVKGYGMGESGEGQNITHQQKKMGTASVRAFRDRFNVPIPDDKVDAVPFYRPPDDAPEMQYLRERIHAMGGCVPARRRVAAPLEVPPLSAFESQLNGTDGREISTTMAFVRILNTIIRDKKVGKLVVPIVPDESRTFGMEGMFRQLGIYSHVGQLYKPQDAAQLMYYREDRKGQVLEEGITEAGAMSSWIAAATAYSTHGQAMIPFYIYYSMFGFQRIGDLAWAAGDMRARGFLMGGTAGRTTLNGEGLQHEDGHSHVLASTIPNCRSYDPTYAYELAVIVQDGLRRMYHAQEDVYYYITVMNENYAHPPMPPGIEESILKGMYVLSESNAKAGTPVVQLMGSGTILREVIAGAELLRDDFGVAADVWSVPSFNELRRDGLATQRWNMLHPESEPRVSYVESCLEDRRGPVIAATDYVKSFADGIRAFMPGRRLSVLGTDGFGRSDTRKQLRHFFEVDRYYVAVAALKALADHDVLPRRKVAEALRKYQLDPEKPDPTAV